The Chryseobacterium suipulveris genome window below encodes:
- the ribB gene encoding 3,4-dihydroxy-2-butanone-4-phosphate synthase gives MSDIKLNTIPEAIEDLRNGKIIIVVDDENRENEGDFLSAAELTTPEIINFMTLHGRGLICTPLPEKRCDELGLDIMVTRSSDPKETAFTVSVDLLGEGVSTGISASDRSKTILALMDEKTKPTDFMRPGHIFPLRAKKGGVLKRAGHTEAAIDLTKLAGLKEGGVICEIMNEDGSMARLPQLHELAQKHGLKIVSIEDLIEYQLRKGNLIERIEERKVKTFYGDFDFFAFKETSTEQMHFALTKGSWAEDEPVLVRVQSSNSYFDALSRLITGEKPLLEKVTNMINDEGKGALIFINNVSNSENTMRKLQQFLDFQDGQEKRPTLASNFRDYGIGTQILKNLGINKFRVITQNVNQKPLVGGYDVEVTEMVQL, from the coding sequence ATGTCCGATATTAAACTCAATACGATTCCAGAAGCCATCGAAGACCTGAGAAATGGTAAAATCATCATCGTTGTTGATGACGAAAACCGCGAAAACGAGGGCGATTTTCTTTCTGCAGCGGAACTGACAACTCCCGAAATCATCAACTTTATGACCCTTCACGGAAGAGGTTTGATCTGTACGCCGCTTCCGGAAAAACGTTGCGACGAACTCGGACTCGACATTATGGTCACGAGAAGCAGCGACCCGAAAGAAACCGCGTTTACCGTTTCTGTGGATTTGCTGGGAGAAGGTGTTTCTACAGGAATTTCTGCAAGCGACAGAAGTAAGACGATTTTGGCTTTGATGGATGAAAAAACGAAGCCGACGGATTTTATGCGTCCAGGTCACATTTTTCCGCTTCGGGCGAAAAAGGGCGGTGTTCTAAAAAGAGCGGGCCACACCGAAGCTGCGATCGACCTCACCAAACTTGCTGGGCTGAAAGAAGGCGGCGTGATTTGCGAAATTATGAACGAGGACGGTTCAATGGCGCGTTTGCCTCAACTGCACGAACTCGCGCAGAAACACGGACTAAAGATCGTTTCTATTGAGGATTTGATTGAATACCAATTGCGAAAAGGCAACCTCATCGAAAGAATCGAAGAAAGAAAGGTGAAGACTTTTTATGGCGATTTCGATTTTTTTGCATTTAAGGAAACGAGTACGGAGCAGATGCATTTCGCCTTAACCAAAGGAAGTTGGGCGGAAGATGAGCCGGTTTTGGTTAGGGTACAGTCGTCGAATTCCTATTTCGACGCATTGAGCCGACTGATTACCGGCGAAAAACCTTTACTGGAAAAGGTGACCAATATGATTAACGACGAAGGAAAAGGCGCTTTGATTTTCATCAATAATGTGTCGAATTCCGAAAATACGATGCGTAAACTTCAGCAATTCTTAGATTTCCAGGATGGGCAGGAAAAACGCCCGACCTTGGCTTCCAACTTCAGGGATTACGGTATCGGGACGCAGATCCTGAAAAATCTCGGCATCAACAAATTCCGCGTCATCACCCAGAATGTTAACCAGAAACCGCTTGTCGGTGGATATGATGTAGAGGTTACGGAAATGGTACAGTTGTAA
- a CDS encoding LLM class flavin-dependent oxidoreductase → MKPFEISVLDLAPVKQNKTIHDTFQDSLDLARFVEKLDYKRFWLAEHHNMASIASSATSVLIGFIANGTSKIRVGSGGVMLPNHSSLVIAEQFGTLESLFPERIDLGVGRAPGTDGLTAKALGRNPMIINEQFPRQIRELQQYFSSENSEGAVRAIPGEGCDIPIYVLGSSTDSAWLAAEFGLPYAFAGHFAPEMMSFAFEIYRDNYKPSEKFPEPYIIACVNGIAAETDDEAKKLATTLYQAFINIIRNDRKPYSPPVDDMDEIWNPMEKAGVLQKLRYSFIGSEETVKRQTENFQKMFNVDEIMITSHIYDHEARLKSYGIFRNVVDSLS, encoded by the coding sequence ATGAAACCATTCGAAATCTCCGTTTTGGATTTGGCGCCCGTAAAACAAAATAAGACCATTCACGACACCTTTCAGGACAGTCTCGATTTGGCGAGGTTTGTTGAGAAACTTGATTACAAAAGATTTTGGCTCGCCGAACACCACAATATGGCGTCGATCGCGAGTTCGGCAACTTCGGTGCTGATAGGTTTTATTGCCAATGGAACTTCCAAAATCCGTGTCGGTTCAGGCGGAGTGATGCTTCCCAATCACAGTTCGCTTGTAATTGCAGAACAGTTTGGAACGCTTGAAAGTCTGTTCCCGGAAAGAATCGATTTGGGAGTAGGAAGAGCACCAGGAACCGATGGACTCACCGCAAAAGCTCTTGGAAGAAATCCGATGATTATTAATGAGCAGTTCCCGCGACAGATCAGGGAATTGCAGCAATATTTCTCTTCGGAGAATTCCGAGGGTGCAGTTCGCGCAATTCCTGGTGAAGGTTGCGACATCCCGATTTATGTATTGGGTTCGAGTACCGATTCGGCGTGGCTTGCTGCGGAATTTGGTTTGCCGTATGCTTTTGCGGGACATTTCGCGCCAGAAATGATGAGTTTCGCATTCGAAATTTACCGCGACAACTACAAACCGAGCGAAAAATTTCCCGAACCTTATATCATCGCATGCGTCAACGGAATTGCCGCAGAAACCGATGACGAAGCAAAAAAATTGGCGACCACGCTTTATCAGGCGTTCATCAATATTATCAGAAACGACAGAAAACCTTATTCACCGCCAGTTGATGATATGGACGAAATCTGGAACCCGATGGAAAAAGCGGGAGTGCTCCAAAAGCTGCGGTACAGTTTTATTGGAAGCGAAGAAACCGTAAAAAGGCAAACGGAGAATTTCCAGAAAATGTTTAATGTGGATGAAATTATGATTACGTCGCATATCTACGACCACGAAGCGCGGCTGAAATCGTACGGGATTTTCAGGAACGTGGTGGATTCTTTGTCGTAA
- a CDS encoding DUF4403 family protein gives MRIFPILLLLIFSHKIFAQQNAPANSAEEIVFPKIKSSITMPVKIPLSEISNIINASVPQLIFQDDSYSDNNNDQFKVKVWKTRPIRLVGGTQQNLLIEVPLKIWAEKGVGTFGVYSYQNTTFETVMYFNSQLTFNNNWTIATKTQPMGFKWVTKPVLDYGRIKVPITSLVESSLKKQQQDFCKTIDEMMSKQLNFQPYAVTAWNQFSQPFHISEEYSTWLKVTPIAINISPLVFYGNQIEANIGIDTYSETFTGSRPQDSPLIKTIANFNSVQTLPQKFLLQTTANIPFTEATRIAEKMFLDKEFDFREGKSKIKITGIKVYGDREKVMIEAKTEGSVEGTSFISGIPVYDETKRKIVLSGTKFKLQTKNILQKTATLLFQGKIVRIIEDEYGIPTAELEDSSRKSIEETFNKEYYKGLKMQGKVFNLKPSKIIVNPSAITAVIDTEAQLKMLVQGFQL, from the coding sequence ATGCGGATATTCCCAATTTTGCTCCTACTGATTTTTTCGCACAAAATCTTTGCCCAACAGAATGCTCCTGCCAATTCGGCAGAGGAAATTGTTTTTCCGAAGATTAAGTCCTCGATTACGATGCCCGTAAAGATTCCGTTGTCAGAGATTTCAAACATCATCAATGCGTCGGTTCCCCAACTGATTTTTCAGGACGATTCCTATTCCGACAACAATAACGACCAGTTTAAGGTAAAAGTTTGGAAAACAAGACCGATCCGATTAGTAGGCGGAACTCAGCAAAATCTTCTGATCGAAGTCCCGCTGAAAATCTGGGCAGAAAAAGGGGTGGGAACTTTTGGCGTTTACAGCTATCAGAACACGACTTTTGAAACGGTGATGTACTTCAATTCGCAGCTCACCTTTAATAATAACTGGACCATTGCCACGAAAACTCAGCCGATGGGCTTCAAATGGGTGACGAAACCTGTTCTGGATTACGGCAGAATAAAAGTTCCCATCACTTCGCTTGTAGAATCGAGTTTAAAGAAACAGCAGCAGGATTTCTGCAAAACCATCGACGAAATGATGTCGAAGCAGCTCAACTTTCAACCGTATGCAGTGACTGCATGGAACCAGTTTTCGCAACCGTTCCACATTTCGGAGGAATACAGTACCTGGCTGAAAGTGACACCGATCGCCATCAATATTTCGCCATTGGTATTCTACGGAAATCAGATCGAGGCCAATATCGGAATCGACACTTATTCGGAGACCTTTACTGGAAGCAGACCGCAGGATTCGCCTTTAATTAAAACCATTGCCAACTTCAATTCGGTGCAGACGCTGCCGCAGAAGTTTCTGTTGCAAACCACCGCCAATATTCCTTTCACAGAAGCGACAAGAATTGCGGAAAAGATGTTTTTGGACAAGGAATTCGACTTTCGTGAAGGAAAATCAAAAATAAAGATCACGGGAATCAAAGTATATGGCGATAGAGAAAAAGTGATGATTGAAGCAAAAACGGAGGGTTCGGTTGAGGGAACTTCCTTTATTTCCGGTATTCCCGTTTATGATGAAACGAAAAGGAAAATTGTTCTGAGCGGAACCAAGTTTAAACTGCAAACCAAAAATATCCTGCAGAAAACGGCGACCTTGCTTTTCCAGGGAAAAATTGTGAGGATAATCGAGGACGAATACGGAATCCCAACCGCAGAATTGGAGGATTCGTCAAGGAAGAGCATAGAGGAGACCTTTAATAAAGAATATTATAAAGGGCTGAAAATGCAGGGAAAAGTGTTCAATCTAAAACCGTCGAAAATTATTGTGAATCCATCGGCAATAACTGCGGTGATCGACACGGAGGCACAATTAAAGATGCTGGTTCAGGGATTTCAGTTATAA
- a CDS encoding YMGG-like glycine zipper-containing protein has protein sequence MKNIVLTGLMSVLMLTACKKDNTVAEKSLEQQKVEFQQRQLEIEKQKLAIEKERMAYETQKKADSIAEVNKAKAATAAAAAAKPKVVTRTRTVYVNNTPRRASSSGTYAGTTGSQGTSAGTTQGTTQKQGMSKAAKGTIIGTVGGAAAGAIINKNNRGAGAVIGGIVGGATGYAIGRAQDRKDGRVQPK, from the coding sequence ATGAAAAATATAGTATTAACAGGTTTGATGTCAGTTCTAATGCTGACCGCCTGTAAAAAGGACAACACGGTAGCTGAAAAATCTTTAGAACAACAAAAAGTTGAATTCCAACAAAGACAGCTCGAAATAGAAAAACAAAAACTCGCGATCGAAAAAGAAAGAATGGCTTACGAAACCCAAAAGAAAGCCGACAGTATCGCCGAAGTAAATAAAGCAAAAGCCGCTACTGCAGCAGCTGCAGCCGCTAAACCTAAAGTTGTTACCAGAACCAGAACGGTTTATGTAAACAACACACCGAGAAGAGCTTCAAGCTCTGGAACTTACGCAGGAACTACCGGTTCACAGGGAACTTCCGCAGGAACTACTCAGGGAACAACCCAGAAACAGGGAATGAGTAAAGCAGCCAAAGGTACAATTATCGGTACTGTAGGTGGTGCAGCAGCAGGTGCGATCATCAACAAGAATAACCGTGGTGCAGGTGCCGTAATCGGAGGAATCGTAGGTGGAGCAACCGGTTATGCAATTGGTAGAGCACAGGATAGAAAAGACGGTAGAGTGCAGCCGAAATAA
- a CDS encoding T9SS type A sorting domain-containing protein: MKIFLPFVLGAGIFLNAQQNVVIHSGTPTEPTIAIHPTNPNIVVAAANINNYYFSTNGGQNWTRRTLTSTYGVWGDPVMVFDNTGNLFFGHLSNPSSGSWLDRIVVQKSTDGGVTYNNGSFAGLNGKQHDKQWLAVDTNNNLYMIWTQFDSYGSTNPNHKTSILFAKSTDGGASWSTAKKINEVDGDCNDEDNTVEGAVPAIGPNNEMYVSWAGAAGLVFDRSLDGGNTWLTNDIKIADIPGGWDYMIPGVDRCNGLPVTACDVSNGPNRGTIYVNWSDQRNGTDNTDIFLSKSTDGGNTWSAPIKVNNDNSGKHQFLTWMTIDQSNGNLYFVFYDRRSYNDNRTDVYIAKSTDGGQTFTNMKINEITFTPNDQIFFGDYTNIAVKNGRVHAIWGDQVGGNSRIVTAAINSDQILQTVESHDDHQISFFPNPVVNEAFVSYKLREESLVEINIYDMSGKKVHKVLKEKQGYGKYIQKIDVEHLKLPRGNYLCELKVNHELKKSVKFIK; encoded by the coding sequence ATGAAAATATTTTTACCGTTCGTATTGGGTGCAGGAATTTTTCTTAATGCCCAACAAAATGTAGTCATCCACAGTGGGACACCTACAGAACCAACCATCGCCATTCATCCCACAAATCCAAATATCGTGGTTGCTGCGGCAAACATTAACAATTATTACTTCTCCACAAACGGCGGACAAAACTGGACCAGGAGAACTTTGACTTCGACTTATGGAGTTTGGGGCGATCCGGTGATGGTTTTCGACAATACGGGAAATCTCTTTTTTGGACATTTGTCGAATCCTTCTTCAGGAAGCTGGCTCGACAGAATCGTGGTGCAGAAATCCACCGATGGCGGCGTAACTTACAACAACGGAAGTTTTGCGGGACTGAACGGAAAACAGCACGACAAACAATGGCTCGCTGTCGACACCAACAACAACCTGTATATGATATGGACTCAGTTTGATTCCTACGGAAGTACAAATCCGAACCACAAAACGTCTATCCTTTTTGCAAAATCGACTGATGGCGGAGCTTCGTGGAGTACCGCAAAAAAAATTAATGAAGTTGACGGCGATTGCAACGACGAAGACAATACCGTTGAAGGTGCCGTTCCCGCAATCGGTCCCAATAACGAGATGTATGTTTCCTGGGCGGGAGCAGCAGGTTTGGTTTTCGACCGATCGCTCGACGGCGGAAATACCTGGTTGACCAACGACATTAAAATTGCCGACATTCCCGGAGGTTGGGATTATATGATTCCTGGAGTTGACCGTTGCAACGGTTTGCCGGTTACTGCGTGCGACGTGAGCAACGGACCCAACCGCGGCACTATCTACGTCAACTGGAGCGACCAAAGAAACGGCACCGATAATACCGACATTTTCCTCAGCAAATCCACCGATGGCGGAAATACTTGGTCGGCACCGATTAAGGTAAATAATGACAATTCTGGAAAACACCAGTTCTTGACCTGGATGACGATCGACCAATCCAACGGAAACCTGTATTTCGTTTTCTATGACCGCAGAAGTTATAACGACAACCGCACCGATGTTTATATAGCAAAGTCAACCGACGGCGGACAAACCTTTACCAATATGAAAATCAACGAGATCACATTTACTCCTAATGATCAGATCTTCTTTGGTGATTATACCAATATCGCAGTAAAAAATGGGAGAGTACACGCAATTTGGGGTGACCAAGTCGGCGGAAATAGTCGCATTGTAACTGCTGCGATTAATAGTGACCAAATTCTGCAAACTGTTGAATCTCACGATGACCACCAGATTTCATTTTTCCCGAATCCTGTTGTGAATGAAGCATTTGTGTCTTACAAATTACGTGAGGAGTCGCTGGTTGAAATCAATATTTATGACATGAGCGGCAAGAAAGTTCACAAGGTTTTGAAAGAAAAACAGGGTTACGGAAAATACATCCAAAAGATTGATGTAGAACACCTGAAACTGCCGAGAGGAAACTACCTGTGTGAACTGAAAGTAAACCACGAACTAAAAAAATCGGTGAAGTTTATTAAATAG